One Triticum dicoccoides isolate Atlit2015 ecotype Zavitan chromosome 5B, WEW_v2.0, whole genome shotgun sequence genomic window carries:
- the LOC119308137 gene encoding replication factor C subunit 2, translating into MAPLVPSSQPWVEKYRPRQVKDVAHQEEVVRVLTNTLETADLPHMLFYGPPGTGKTTTALAIAYQLYGPELYKSRVLELNASDERGINVVRTKIKDFAAVAVGSARKGGYPCPPYKIIILDEADSMTEDAQNALRRTMETYSKVTRFFFICNYISRIIEPLASRCAKFRFKPLSEDVMSNRILHICNEEGLTLDAQALSTLSAISQGDLRRAITYLQSAARLFGSSISSSDLISVSGAIPEDIVKSLLVACKSGEFDVANKEVSNIIADGYPVSQLLSQFLDVIVNADDIPDEHKARICRKLGEADKCLVDGADEYLQLLDMASETIRALFNIPQGLVF; encoded by the exons ATGGCGCCGCTCGTGCCGTCGTCACAACCATGGGTGGAGAAATA CCGGCCGAGGCAGGTGAAGGACGTCGcgcaccaggaggaggtggtccgggTGCTCACCAACACCCTCGAGACCGCCGAC TTGCCGCACATGCTGTTCTACGGTCCGCCTGGCACGGGGAAGACCACCACTGCGCTTGCCATTGCATACCAGCTCTACGG TCCAGAGCTCTACAAGTCAAGAGTTTTGGAGCTTAATGCGAGTGATGAACGGGGAATTAATGTGGTGAGGACAAAGATCAAGGATTTTGCTGCTGTGGCTGTTGGTTCTGCACGGAAAGG TGGTTATCCCTGCCCACCATACAAGATTATTATACTAGACGAAGCAGATTCGATGACAGAAGATGCCCAG AATGCATTGAGGCGTACTATGGAGACTTACTCCAAAGTGACAAGATTCTTTTTCATATGCAATTATATCAGCAG GATAATAGAGCCACTTGCATCAAGATGTGCAAAGTTTAGGTTCAAGCCTCTTTCAGAAGATGTGATGAGCAACCGCATTTTGCATATATGCAATGAAGAAGGGCTCACTCTGGATGCTCAG GCGCTATCCACATTAAGTGCCATCTCTCAAGGAGATCTTCGTCGTGCTATAACTTATCTTCAG AGTGCAGCTCGCTTATTTGGATCTTCTATTTCTTCCAGCGACCTGATTAGTGTTTCAGGG GCTATCCCTGAAGATATTGTCAAGTCATTGCTTGTAGCATGCAAATCTGGTGAATTTGATGTGGCAAACAAGGAAGTTAGCAATATTATTGCAGACGGATATCCAGTTTCCCAGCTGCTCTCGCAG TTTCTAGATGTGATTGTTAATGCGGATGATATTCCAGATGAGCACAAGGCAAGAATATGTAGAAAGCTTGGGGAAGCTGATAAG TGCTTGGTCGATGGGGCAGATGAGTATTTACAGCTCTTAGATATGGCCAGTGAGACAATCCGTGCTCTGTTTAACATCCCGCAAGGGTTGGTCTTCTAA